The Castor canadensis chromosome 8, mCasCan1.hap1v2, whole genome shotgun sequence genome contains a region encoding:
- the LOC109677684 gene encoding prolactin-like, which translates to MTTTMDSKQSSWKGSLLLLLVLNLLLCKNVAASPACAGGAANCRLSLQDLFTRAVALSDNIYKVAEDTFRDFQKTYSTGPEFISRAINSCHTSSIPTPADKDQALNTESGTLLNTVRGLLRSWEDPLQHLTTTVRDMKEFPADMIRRVQEIEYKTHQLQEGVEKIIKQVEPGVVNDDIFAAWSGLSSLQKGDKNSRLVGFYNLFHCLRRDTNKVDNYLKILKCKVVHEGSC; encoded by the exons ATGACCACCACCATGGACAGCAAGCAGTCATCATGGAAAG GATCactcctgctgctgctggtgtTAAACCTCCTTCTCTGCAAGAATGTGGCTGCCAGCCCTGCCTGTGCAGGTGGGGCTGCGAACTGCCGCTTGAGCCTCCAAGACCTGTTCACCCGTGCAGTCGCCCTGTCTGACAACATCTATAAAGTTGCTGAAGACACATTCAGGGACTTT CAAAAAACATACTCCACTGGACCGGAGTTCATTTCCAGGGCCATCAACAGCTGCCACACATCTTCGATTCCTACTCCAGCAGACAAGGACCAAGCCCTAAATACCGAG TCTGGAACACTTCTGAATACGGTCCGAGGCTTATTGCGCTCCTGGGAAGACCCTCTGCAGCACCTGACCACCACAGTGAGGGATATGAAAGAATTCCCAGCGGATATGATTAGAAGAGTCCAAGAGATTGAGTATAAAACCCATCAACTTCAAGAGGGAGTGGAGAAGATAATCAAACAG GTTGAACCTGGAGTTGTAAATGATGACATCTTCGCTGCCTGGTCTGGACTTTCATCACTGCAGAAGGGTGACAAAAACTCTCGCCTTGTGGGATTTTATAACCTGTTCCACTGCCTACGCAGGGATACAAATAAAGTTGACAATTATCTCAAGATCCTGAAGTGCAAAGTTGTCCATGAAGGCAGCTGCTAA